Below is a genomic region from Pseudomonas extremaustralis.
GCCAAACCAGCCCTCGATACCTCGCACACGGTGTTCGGACGGGTCGGCAAACAAGTCGCTGCCACGGCCCAGCCACGCGCTGCGGGAAGCGGAAAACTCCCAGGCATGCAGGGTCTGTTCGTTGGCGAAGCGGAAAATGATCTGGAATTCATCATCGTTGGGCGGCGGCGCAAGGACGCCTGAGCCCAGGTAGCCGGGGAAATCGGTGGCCAATTGCTCGCCTTCGCGCAGCCAGGCCATCAATTCTTCATAACGGCCTTTGGCCACGCGGCGCGCAACCATCAAGGTGACGGGTGAGGTAGACATCGTGTATCTCCAAGTAATCAGGTGCGCTGGGCCGGGTAGGCGGCGCACGAACGTAGCGGCCGGGTAAGGCCGCTACGTAAAAGCAGGCAAGGATTATTCCTGTTTTGCCGAAATACACCAGCGTCTTCGGTCGGCTCGCCGTGCAGCTTGAATCGGGCGATTGAATCAGCGTTAAATGAGGTTCAAATCGAGACGGACTTTTTCTGACATCTAATGCCCGAAACTATTGCTCCTCATCACGAAACGACGCCCGACAGCGTCAGTGATTCCGCTGATCTCTTTCCGATTCGTGAAGTCGCCAGGCTGACTGGCGTCAACCCGGTGACATTGCGCGCCTGGGAGCGTCGCTATGGTCTTATCCAGCCAACCCGCACCGAAAGCGGGCATCGGTTGTACTCGAGCACCGATATCGACACCGTGCACCGTATTCTCGATTGGATCGAGCGCGGCGTCGCCGTGAGCAAAGTGGGCAAGATCCTGGCGCGTAATGATGCGCTCAGCGAGCCCGCCCAACCTTCGCGCATCGATACCGAACGCGAATGGAGCCAGTGGCAGGACCACTTGCGCCTGGCAATCAACGCTTTCGACGACCGTGAACTGGAGCGCCTCTACGGGCAGATTTTCGCCGCCTACCCCGTCGCGGTGGTATTCCAGAATGTGCTCATGCCGTTATGGCAACAATTACTGCGCCATCAGGGGCGCTTCGGCCAGGCCAGCGAGTGGCTGTTCTTCGATGCCTTCCTGCGCACCCGCATCACGCAACGATTGCAGGTGGTCAGTGCTTCGGCGGCGCCTCGGGTGCTGCTGTCGGCCATTGCCGGAGAGTGCCGGGAGCTGGAACTGCTGGTGGCGGGCTTGTTGATCGGCACTGATGACATCGCGGTGAAGGTGCTCTGTGTCGGTCAGCCTTTCGACGAGTTGACGCTTATCTGCGAGAAGACCCGGCCACGCGCGCTGGTGCTGTTTTCCAATCGCTCGCCCAGCTCCGAGCTGCCGTCGCGGCTCAAGCGCCTGGCGCTGACCCTGGATTGTCCGTTACTCCTGGCCGGCGATGCTTCGGACCTGGCAGAGCAAAGCCTGGCGGGGTCTTCCATCGGTTGTCTGGGCAATGAAGGGCGATCGATGCAGCACCGTTTGCAGTTGTTTCTGCGCGGTACCCTGGACACCTGATCTCAGGCGTGGACTTCGGGGTGTATCAAGCGATGTTGATGCAGGATGAACTGGCGCAGGCGCTCGGTTTCATCCGCATCGCTCTGATCCAGGCGGTAGGCGAACAGGCCCCGGGCGTTTTCACGCTCCAGCGTGCCACGCAGGGCGATGCGTTCGTAGCCGGAAGGGCTGAACCACAGGGAAAAGGTCTTGGGTGGCTTGATCCGGCCTCGGATTTCCACCAGCACACCCTTGAATGACACTTCATGCACCCAATAGGCGCTGGGGTTGCCTCGGACATTCTCCAGCGCAACCGGTGTTTCCAGGGCCAGGCGCCAAGGGCGAATCATCGGCCCGTCTTCGAAAATGGTCGGTACGCCCAGGCGCAGATGCACCGCATGAAATTCGTCTTCTACCAGATGCAGGGGGAACGTCAGTTGCTGGTTCTCGAACTGTGCCTGGATGGTGAGCTGATCATGGGCGGCCAAGCGGGTGAGCAAGTCGCGTATTTGCGCGCCGCCGTTGACGGTGAGGCTCGACGACGCATCCCGCAGGTTGAGCTGCGGGTTGTGTTGCATCCGCTGGATAAAATCCAGCTCATCCTGCGTCAGAAGCGCGTCGCGGTGCATGGTTTATGCTCTAGGGATAGGCATTAAAACGCCATTATCCTCTTAATGGCCGAGTTTCCTAAGCTTTGTTCGATCCGCTCGTCGCTTTGAGGGTTGCCAGCTCAGCTTTTACCTGCGCCAGTTCCGCTTCGAGCTGGGCGACGCGCTGTTGGGCTTTGACCTGAAGGGTCACATCCTTCTGCACACCCACGAAATACGTCTGCTTGTCGGCCGCGTTGTACACCGTCGACAGCGACAGCTCGTTCCAGAAGTGGCTGCCATCCTTGCGATAGTTGCGCAGGGTTTCCCGGCAGGAACCGCCATGCTCCAGGGTTTCGCGGATGGCGATCAGGGCCGGTTGGTCGCGGTCGCCCGACTGCAGGAAGCGGCAATCCTGGTAGAGAATTTCATCCGGGGTGTAGCCGGTCATCCGTTCGAATGCCGGGTTGACGTAGATCAGTGGC
It encodes:
- a CDS encoding antibiotic biosynthesis monooxygenase, translating into MSTSPVTLMVARRVAKGRYEELMAWLREGEQLATDFPGYLGSGVLAPPPNDDEFQIIFRFANEQTLHAWEFSASRSAWLGRGSDLFADPSEHRVRGIEGWFGAVGARPPRWKQAVAIWLAFFPVSLLFNFVLGPLLSELALAPRVLVSTLALTPLMVYGFIPLSTHLLANWLHPTPPPRKATQAPA
- a CDS encoding MerR family transcriptional regulator, with translation MPETIAPHHETTPDSVSDSADLFPIREVARLTGVNPVTLRAWERRYGLIQPTRTESGHRLYSSTDIDTVHRILDWIERGVAVSKVGKILARNDALSEPAQPSRIDTEREWSQWQDHLRLAINAFDDRELERLYGQIFAAYPVAVVFQNVLMPLWQQLLRHQGRFGQASEWLFFDAFLRTRITQRLQVVSASAAPRVLLSAIAGECRELELLVAGLLIGTDDIAVKVLCVGQPFDELTLICEKTRPRALVLFSNRSPSSELPSRLKRLALTLDCPLLLAGDASDLAEQSLAGSSIGCLGNEGRSMQHRLQLFLRGTLDT
- a CDS encoding PAS domain-containing protein, whose amino-acid sequence is MINAQLMQMVINASNDGIVIAEREGLDKPLIYVNPAFERMTGYTPDEILYQDCRFLQSGDRDQPALIAIRETLEHGGSCRETLRNYRKDGSHFWNELSLSTVYNAADKQTYFVGVQKDVTLQVKAQQRVAQLEAELAQVKAELATLKATSGSNKA